One part of the Methanococcoides sp. AM1 genome encodes these proteins:
- a CDS encoding indolepyruvate oxidoreductase subunit beta, translating to MSSKASEFDLVISGVGGQGTILASDIIGRSAVLEGKGVRAAETHGMAQRGGSVVNHVRIGCKLGSMIPLKGADCLLALEPVEALRYIDYLSDDGVIIMNTESVYPITVTTGKATYPSIDSIVEKLKETHRVIAFNASEKAAEAGSRQAMNVVLVGAVSNFLPIKTETLLERVKEMVPPKTIDTNVKAFEMGRSMAE from the coding sequence ATGAGCAGCAAAGCTTCTGAATTCGATCTTGTGATCTCAGGTGTCGGCGGGCAGGGAACCATTCTTGCATCAGACATCATCGGCAGATCAGCAGTCCTTGAAGGAAAAGGTGTAAGGGCAGCAGAGACCCACGGAATGGCACAGCGTGGCGGTTCAGTTGTCAACCACGTCCGTATCGGATGTAAGCTTGGTTCCATGATCCCGCTTAAAGGAGCAGATTGCCTGCTCGCGCTTGAGCCTGTGGAAGCCCTCCGTTACATCGATTACCTCTCAGATGACGGTGTCATAATCATGAACACCGAATCAGTTTACCCGATCACGGTCACAACAGGAAAGGCAACTTACCCGTCTATTGACAGCATCGTAGAAAAGCTGAAGGAAACGCACCGTGTCATCGCTTTCAATGCAAGCGAAAAGGCAGCAGAGGCCGGAAGCAGACAGGCAATGAACGTTGTTCTTGTCGGAGCTGTCTCCAACTTCCTGCCTATAAAGACAGAAACCCTGCTTGAACGCGTTAAAGAGATGGTTCCTCCAAAGACCATTGACACGAACGTAAAAGCTTTTGAAATGGGAAGAAGCATGGCCGAATAA
- a CDS encoding DNA-3-methyladenine glycosylase, protein MYTIRTEDFDLDYTLDCGQVFRWDKDGDLWTGVVNGTVARISQNPDTGELLVDSSLDEEFFYHYFKLDDDLPAIFEQINKDEHMDIAINKYRGLRLIRQDPWECLISYMLATASNIPRIKKNISMLSAMFGEELEEGLYSFPKPEDLAATCCDELCECKMGFRTARIIKAANVVVTGDIVLNELFRLEYQAAKKELMSLEGIGEKVADCILLFAFDKMEGFPVDTHVEKIVRTYYGDDPFFEGKATKTKIGNWGRHYFGKYCGYAQQYLFYQKRLEGLI, encoded by the coding sequence ATGTACACCATCAGGACAGAAGATTTCGACCTGGATTATACGCTTGACTGCGGTCAGGTGTTCCGCTGGGATAAGGACGGAGACTTGTGGACAGGCGTGGTCAACGGTACCGTTGCCCGCATAAGCCAGAACCCTGATACAGGTGAACTTCTGGTCGATTCATCTCTTGATGAGGAATTCTTTTATCATTACTTCAAGCTCGACGACGACCTGCCGGCAATTTTCGAGCAAATCAACAAGGACGAGCACATGGATATCGCGATCAATAAATATCGCGGACTACGCCTGATCCGCCAGGATCCCTGGGAATGCCTGATCTCCTACATGCTTGCCACCGCTTCGAACATCCCGAGGATAAAGAAGAACATATCCATGCTTTCAGCAATGTTCGGAGAAGAACTGGAAGAGGGACTCTACAGCTTCCCGAAACCAGAAGACCTTGCAGCAACCTGCTGTGATGAACTTTGCGAATGCAAGATGGGATTCAGAACAGCCAGAATAATCAAAGCAGCGAATGTTGTTGTCACCGGAGACATTGTCCTTAATGAACTGTTCAGGCTTGAATATCAGGCTGCAAAGAAGGAGCTGATGTCACTGGAGGGTATCGGTGAGAAGGTCGCAGACTGCATCCTGCTGTTCGCATTCGATAAGATGGAAGGCTTCCCTGTGGATACCCATGTGGAGAAGATCGTCAGAACCTACTACGGCGATGACCCGTTCTTTGAAGGCAAAGCCACCAAGACAAAAATAGGAAACTGGGGCAGGCACTATTTCGGGAAGTACTGCGGCTATGCCCAGCAATATCTGTTCTACCAGAAGCGGCTTGAGGGGCTTATCTAA